Proteins co-encoded in one Metabacillus sp. KUDC1714 genomic window:
- a CDS encoding hydroxymethylglutaryl-CoA lyase → MNWPETVTIKEVGPRDGLQNEKIFITTSDKISWINQLSHTGLTYIEITSFVHPKWIPTLADAMEVAKKIKRVDGVTYAALVPNLKGLEKAIEADIDEVSVFMSASETHNKKNINKSIEETFPVLEKVVKKAHESGKSVRGYISTVFGCPYEGDVSIHSIGDISEKLFDMGICELSLGDTIGVANPRQVQEVLTVLLKKFPAKSLAMHFHNTRGTALANVIASFEMGVTTIDSSIGGLGGCPYAPGASGNLATDDLLYMLDGMGVLTGVNKQKLDKAALYIQEKIGRPLLSHNIQANQGKIKI, encoded by the coding sequence ATGAATTGGCCAGAAACGGTAACGATTAAGGAGGTTGGACCACGTGATGGGTTGCAAAATGAGAAAATATTTATTACGACAAGCGATAAAATCAGCTGGATCAATCAATTATCACATACAGGATTAACGTATATTGAAATTACCTCTTTTGTTCACCCAAAATGGATTCCAACATTAGCGGATGCTATGGAGGTGGCGAAAAAAATAAAACGTGTAGATGGTGTAACATATGCTGCACTTGTTCCAAATTTAAAAGGTCTTGAAAAGGCGATTGAAGCAGATATTGATGAAGTTTCAGTGTTTATGTCTGCCAGTGAAACTCATAATAAAAAAAATATTAATAAATCCATAGAAGAAACATTCCCTGTATTGGAAAAAGTCGTAAAGAAAGCACATGAATCAGGAAAGTCAGTTCGGGGCTATATATCTACCGTGTTCGGTTGTCCGTATGAGGGCGATGTATCGATTCATTCGATTGGAGATATCTCAGAGAAATTGTTTGATATGGGAATTTGTGAATTATCACTTGGAGATACAATTGGGGTAGCGAATCCTAGACAAGTCCAAGAAGTATTAACTGTATTACTAAAAAAATTTCCTGCAAAGTCCTTAGCTATGCACTTTCATAATACACGAGGAACAGCGCTTGCGAATGTAATCGCTTCCTTTGAGATGGGCGTAACGACAATAGATAGCTCTATCGGTGGACTCGGAGGCTGTCCTTATGCACCAGGAGCATCTGGTAATCTTGCAACAGACGATCTTCTTTACATGCTCGACGGGATGGGGGTATTAACTGGTGTTAACAAACAAAAGCTTGATAAAGCGGCATTATATATCCAAGAAAAAATTGGTCGGCCATTGTTAAGTCATAACATTCAAGCTAACCAAGGGAAAATTAAAATCTAG
- a CDS encoding acetyl-CoA carboxylase biotin carboxyl carrier protein subunit, whose protein sequence is MNTIVTNMTGSVWRLLVQAGDEVEKGQDVVILESMKMEIPIAAEVSGKVKKIKINEGDFVSDGDVLIELE, encoded by the coding sequence ATGAACACGATAGTGACGAATATGACAGGTAGTGTCTGGAGATTATTGGTTCAGGCTGGAGATGAAGTAGAAAAAGGTCAAGATGTTGTAATCTTAGAATCAATGAAAATGGAAATTCCAATTGCAGCAGAAGTAAGTGGTAAAGTAAAAAAAATAAAAATAAATGAAGGTGACTTTGTAAGCGATGGTGATGTGTTAATTGAGTTAGAGTAA
- a CDS encoding YueI family protein, protein MILSENIDDYIQQGIHGVREIKPDERRRFLGTLRERVLVVLTKQQVREKGTYIEVEELMKKNKEATLFLNGTMNYTYLSDYIKLANQIGTKFLISTNKEYDSELGLVLAYDYAINKEDIYIEKQKDVFEEEPEDDHHLIHFFKKLF, encoded by the coding sequence ATGATCTTGAGTGAAAACATTGATGACTATATCCAACAAGGGATACACGGTGTACGAGAAATAAAACCAGATGAAAGACGGAGATTTTTAGGCACTTTAAGAGAACGTGTTTTGGTTGTTTTGACAAAACAACAAGTAAGGGAAAAAGGTACATATATTGAAGTTGAAGAATTAATGAAGAAAAATAAAGAAGCAACGTTGTTTTTGAACGGAACAATGAATTACACCTACTTGTCAGATTATATTAAGCTAGCTAATCAAATCGGAACGAAATTTTTAATTTCTACAAACAAAGAATATGATTCTGAACTAGGTCTAGTTTTGGCATATGATTATGCAATAAACAAAGAAGATATTTACATAGAGAAACAAAAAGATGTGTTTGAGGAAGAACCAGAAGATGATCATCACTTAATTCATTTTTTCAAAAAATTATTTTAA
- a CDS encoding YitT family protein — protein sequence MNILKKSIIFGIAATIQGVAMATFLFPHFIPSGGAASLGVVLNYLFHLPFAFTLWILNASLLVAAVKWLGKSSVIWTMYCVTVTSATINFISPLIEQPISNVIQDLIIGSLIFGVGIGILFRMGASSGGMDILALILSKTKGLPPGKTLFWINGSLLVLTGVVVDWTIILYAVVCQFIGTRIIDIIYKLPLKSRELEVVNGYESI from the coding sequence ATGAACATCCTTAAGAAAAGCATAATCTTCGGAATTGCTGCCACAATACAAGGTGTTGCAATGGCGACCTTTTTATTCCCACACTTTATCCCTTCAGGTGGTGCTGCAAGTTTAGGTGTAGTGTTAAATTACTTATTTCATTTACCGTTTGCGTTTACACTTTGGATCTTAAATGCGAGTTTATTAGTTGCTGCAGTAAAATGGCTAGGAAAAAGTAGTGTAATTTGGACCATGTATTGTGTGACAGTTACTTCTGCTACAATCAATTTCATTTCCCCTTTAATTGAACAGCCCATTTCAAATGTTATACAGGATCTAATTATAGGTTCATTGATCTTTGGTGTAGGAATAGGAATATTATTTCGAATGGGTGCATCTTCAGGTGGGATGGACATTTTGGCTTTAATTCTGTCAAAAACGAAAGGACTACCACCGGGGAAGACGTTATTTTGGATTAACGGAAGTTTATTAGTTTTAACAGGAGTAGTTGTTGACTGGACAATAATCTTGTATGCAGTAGTTTGTCAATTTATTGGAACGAGGATCATAGATATTATCTACAAGTTACCACTTAAATCGAGGGAATTAGAAGTGGTAAATGGATATGAATCGATTTGA
- a CDS encoding C40 family peptidase has product MKNKQVYIFLTDTGTLFTRMIKLYTKSTLNHASIAFDEELNEMYSFGRKNVRNPFIGGFVREDIHTELFKEAKCAIYSCTVTEFEYYQLKRNIKKIELSERDYKYNLIGLLGVVLNIDLERKNAFFCSQFVATLLSNNGISLVDKPLSLVTPQDLSEAKQLKLIYEGDLDSYPAVKLREGNSTPHSYIDNTVNYLITKKSRTKATFLSAYHKVRAFM; this is encoded by the coding sequence ATGAAAAACAAACAAGTGTATATATTTCTAACAGATACAGGTACGTTATTTACAAGGATGATCAAGCTTTACACAAAGAGTACTTTAAATCACGCATCGATTGCTTTTGACGAGGAACTTAATGAGATGTATAGTTTTGGTCGAAAGAATGTAAGGAATCCATTTATTGGGGGATTTGTGAGAGAAGATATTCATACAGAGTTATTTAAGGAGGCAAAATGTGCAATATATAGTTGTACTGTTACGGAATTTGAATATTACCAACTAAAAAGAAATATAAAAAAAATTGAACTTAGTGAGCGGGACTATAAATATAACCTAATTGGATTATTAGGGGTTGTTTTAAATATTGATTTAGAAAGGAAAAATGCATTTTTTTGCTCTCAATTTGTTGCGACACTATTAAGTAATAATGGAATTTCCCTTGTTGATAAGCCGCTATCCCTTGTTACTCCACAGGATTTAAGTGAAGCGAAGCAGCTTAAATTAATATATGAAGGTGATTTAGACTCATATCCTGCGGTTAAATTAAGGGAGGGTAACAGCACTCCGCACTCATATATTGACAATACGGTTAACTACTTAATAACTAAGAAATCCCGAACAAAAGCTACTTTTCTATCTGCATATCATAAAGTTAGAGCTTTTATGTAG
- a CDS encoding MATE family efflux transporter, with protein MGNIIDHDEQGLSTKKILWFFIPLGLSASLVTFSHMIINGTLTRGENAEVIIASYVIAMSLFGITERLGVLLRNACSALVRDKVSFKVMSTVAAYVLTGLMMVAGILAYTPVGKWIFSTFFGADTEMTAHIVDVYQILIIVTFFSAIRCLFQGVIILNRQTKWLTIGMVVRLVVMYILSIVFINTGNINAKTGAYIFLAGMVIESLVSFIEGRILVKKMVKDDVNHNITKKSQIFNFYNPLILSSLIIVMVGPIINAFLGKTHEIELAIASYAIALSITQLFLSFFTYTHQIVLTFYKEHPQKVQKFTLMMGFIPTGILALFCYSPLGAFFIEHLLGANERLVNASLDSLKVFILMTLVFPFIDFCNGLLMVRKRTKVMVLSQSTNLIFTFLVLVITSSLFPYWNGKIGALAQSIGMLTELCVLFLIIYKMEKKLNHSNGLKHRENKYVNG; from the coding sequence ATGGGAAATATTATTGATCATGATGAACAAGGGCTATCGACCAAAAAGATCCTATGGTTCTTTATCCCTTTAGGATTATCAGCTAGCTTAGTTACGTTTTCTCACATGATTATTAATGGGACTTTAACAAGAGGTGAGAACGCTGAGGTTATTATTGCTAGTTATGTAATTGCTATGAGCTTATTTGGAATAACAGAACGTCTAGGTGTTTTATTACGGAACGCCTGCTCAGCGCTAGTTCGTGACAAAGTATCATTTAAAGTGATGTCGACGGTAGCTGCCTATGTTTTAACAGGTTTAATGATGGTGGCAGGTATCCTAGCCTATACTCCGGTAGGTAAGTGGATTTTTTCTACCTTTTTTGGTGCTGATACGGAAATGACTGCACATATTGTTGATGTCTATCAAATTCTAATCATTGTAACCTTTTTTTCAGCTATTCGGTGTCTATTCCAAGGGGTTATTATTTTAAATAGGCAAACGAAATGGCTAACCATTGGTATGGTCGTTAGGTTAGTTGTTATGTATATATTATCCATCGTATTTATTAACACTGGCAATATAAATGCAAAAACAGGAGCATATATTTTTTTAGCCGGAATGGTGATAGAAAGTTTAGTTAGTTTTATAGAGGGGCGAATATTAGTCAAAAAGATGGTTAAGGATGATGTAAATCATAATATTACAAAAAAGTCCCAAATATTTAATTTTTACAATCCTTTGATTCTCTCATCTTTAATTATCGTCATGGTTGGACCAATAATAAATGCTTTTTTAGGTAAAACACATGAAATTGAATTAGCAATAGCGTCATATGCAATTGCTCTAAGTATTACACAATTATTCTTAAGTTTTTTCACCTATACACATCAAATTGTTCTAACTTTTTATAAAGAACATCCTCAAAAGGTTCAAAAATTCACTTTAATGATGGGGTTCATTCCTACTGGGATATTAGCATTGTTTTGCTACTCTCCTTTAGGGGCATTTTTTATTGAGCATCTTTTAGGTGCAAATGAACGCTTAGTTAACGCAAGTTTGGATAGTTTAAAAGTTTTTATCTTAATGACACTAGTCTTTCCTTTTATCGACTTTTGTAATGGTTTATTAATGGTTAGAAAGCGCACAAAGGTTATGGTTCTATCACAATCAACCAATTTAATCTTTACATTTTTAGTTTTAGTTATAACCTCTAGTCTTTTTCCTTATTGGAACGGAAAGATAGGTGCTTTGGCACAATCAATTGGGATGCTAACAGAATTATGCGTGTTGTTTTTAATTATTTATAAAATGGAGAAAAAGTTGAATCATAGTAATGGATTGAAACATCGGGAAAATAAATATGTAAATGGATAA